The Caldisalinibacter kiritimatiensis genome segment ACATGGTTCGATAAATTGTATATGAGCTGGTCTAACTGTAGTCATATATTGATTGATTACTGATTCTAAAGTTCTACCTCTATCCCTTATATCTCTTATAATCCTACGGACAAGTCTAACATCTGAATCAGTATCAACAAATATCTTCATATCTAGTAAATCTCTAATTCTTTTATCATCTAAAACAAGTATTCCTTCAAGAATTATTATATCTCTAGGCTCAACTCTAACAGTTTCTTCTTTTCTGTTATGTAATTCATAATCATATAATGGCTTTTCTATTGGTTTTCCATCAAGTATCATCTTTAAATGTTCTAATAATAAATCATTATCAAAGGCTAAAGGATGGTCATAATTTGTTTTTACTCTTTCTTCAAATGATAAATGACTTTGATCTTTATAATATGAGTCCTGCTCAATAATAACTATTTTTTCTTCAGGTAATTCAGAAAAAATCTTTCTTACTACCGTACTTTTGCCCGAACCACTTCCTCCTGTTATTCCGATAAGTATAGGTCGTTTCAAATACATCATTCCTTTCTAGCTTTTCTGAGCATGTCCCAAGGTTCTACATTTCCATCAATTTTCATTTTAACTATTTGCTGTGGATGCGGTGCTACTTCAATTTCATTTCCATCTTTATCCCACATTTTTTCAATTACATAGTTAAAATGCTCTTTATTTGGTCCAAATATTTCAACTTCATCACCTTGGAACATCCTATTTCTTTGCTGTATTGTTGCTATATTTGTTTCTTTGTCATAATCTAAAACTAAACCTACAAAATCATAATTCCTAATGTATGAACTACTTGTATATAATTGGTCCTTTTCAGTAGGTTTTCCGAAATAAAATCCTGTAGTAAAATCCCTATGACTAGCCTTTTTAATTTCATTTAACCATTTATCATTATAAACATAATCATTAGGATTATCAAGATATTTATCTATAAGCATTCTATATGCCCTTACAATTGTAGCAACATAATAAGCACTTTTCATTCTTCCTTCAATTTTGAAACTATGAATTCCTGCTTCAATTAACTCAGGAATATGCTCAATCATACATAAATCCTTAGAATTAAAAATAAATGTTCCTCTTTCATCTTCTTCAATTGGGAAGTATTCTCCAGGTCTTTTTTCTTCTACTAAATAATATCTCCACCTACAAGGATGCGCACATGCTCCTCTATTTGCATCTCTACCTACCATATAATTACTTAATAAACATCTACCTGAATAAGAAATACACATAGCTCCATGTACAAAAGCTTCTATTTCTAAGTCTTTTGGCTTGTTTTCTATTATTTCTTTAATTTCTTTTAGCGATAATTCTCTAGCTACAACTATTCTTTTAACACCTTGGTTATACCAAAACTTAGCAGATGCATAGTTTGTCATATTTGCTTGTGTACTTAAATGTATTTCCATATCTGGAGCCACTTCTTTAACAATGTTTATAACTCCAGGGTCAGATACTATAACTGCATCTACACCTATTTCATTTAACTTTTCAATATAATTTGGCATACCTTTTAAATCATTATTATGAGCTAAAATATTAACTGTTACAAAAACCTTTTTTCCTCTATCATGTGCAAACTTTACTCCCTCTTCAATTTCTTCTAATGTAAAGTTTTTAGCAGCTGCCCTTAAACCAAACTGTTGCCCTCCTAGATATACCGCATCTGCTCCATAAATAATAGCCATTTTCAACTTTTCTAAACTTCCTGCTGGTGCTAGTAATTCAGGTTTTTTCATTTTTGTACCTCCTTTTTATACGATAGTGCTATACCATCACCAATTGGTATTACACTTGTTTCTAATTCTTCATTATTTGATATGTACTCTAGATATTCTCTCATTCTTCTAACTATTGTTTTCTTCCTTCTCACGACTAATTGGTCATTAGCAACCATCCCTTTAAAAAGTACGTTGTCTGATATTATTATACCCCTAGTCTTTAAATTATTAATACAATAAGGAAGAAAATCCATATACTTACTTTTTGCTGCATCTAGGAATATTAAATCAAACTCATCATTAATAGATGGTAAAACTTTCTGTGCTTCACCTTTTATTATCTCAATATCAACATTCGTTTCGCTATTTTTTATGTTCTCCTTTGCTAATTCAATCATATCTTCTCTTCTTTCAATAGTTACAATTTTCCCCTTCGATTCCATAGCGTTAGCCATTATCAAAGCCGAATAACCAATAGCAGTACCCAATTCTAGTATTTTTTCTGCTTTTGTTATCTTTATCATAACCTTTAAAAAATTTGCTACTTCAGGATGAACAATAGGGATATGATTTTCTTTAGAATATTTTTCTAATTCAACTAAATAATCGTCGTTTTTTGGTAATATGCTTCTAATATACTCTTCTATATATTCTTCGTTTATATTACTCAAATTAATCTCTCCCTTTACTTATTTACATAAATAATACGTGGTTCCCTACCACGTATTATTTTTCTTCTTTTAAAAAGTATACTACTCATCATGCTTTGCTTTCAAAAACTCTTTATAATTATCAGTAAAAGTATGAGTTCCATCTCCATTAGCCACAAAATAAATATAATCAACATCTGCTGGTTTTACAGCAGCTTCAATTGAGGCTGCTCCAGGTGATGCAATTGGTCCTGGTGGCAATCCTTTATATAAATAAGTATTATATTTTGATTCAACTTCTAAGTCATCATAAGTAAGGCTTTGTTTTCTTTCTCCTAAAGCATATTGTACAGTTACACACGACTGTAACTTCATACCTATGTTCAATCTATTATGAAATACAGCTGATATCAGTGGTCGCTCACTATCAACTTGTGCCTCTCTCTCTATTATAGAGGCTAAAGTAATTACTTCATTTATAGTCATATCTAGCTGCTTAGCTTTTTTTATTATATCTTCATTATAGACTTCATCAAATCTTTTTAACATTTTTCTTATTATCTCTTCCTCAGTAGCATCTTTATAAACTTCATAGGTATCTGGAAAAAGATATCCTTCTAAAGTAGTGTTATTTGGTAACTCATTTAAAAAGTTAAACTCATCAGAGAAATACGATATGTCTTCACACATACTTAAAAATTCTTCTTTATTTACTATCCTTTGATTAGCTAATCTATCAGCTATTTCTCTTAACTCAAACCCTTCCGGAATAGTAAACTTTACTGTTTCCTTTAGAACTCCTCCTTCAACTAGTTTATTTAATATCTCTTTAGGTGTCATACCATTATCTAATTTATATTTACCTGCCTTTAATTTTCCATCTATTCCATCTACTTTACATAAAAACTTAAATAACAATTCATTTCTAATAAGATTATTTTCCTTTAATATCAATGCTATTTTTGATGTCGAACTTCCCTTCGGAATTACAATAGTAACCTCACTTATATTATTTACAGCAACGGGTTGCGTTTGACTTATGTAATACTGTTTAGCTGATATAAAAGCTAATGTTAAGATAATTAACAAAGTGAAGAAAAATTTTCTTAACCTTGTATTCTTCTTTCTCTTTTTTTCCTTTGACAATATATCAGGCAACTATTACACTCCCCCTCAAACATTTTCTACTTAATTATACAATTTAACTAATTCTTTTACAAGTAAATTAATTACTATTGTTTCTAGATATAAAAAATGACCGTATTACACGGCCATTTTATATTCTATCTTTAATTCTTTCATAAGCATATAAAACTATACTACCAAATAACCCTACAGCTATTAATTCTCCTAAAGCTATAAAACCTACTGTAGGCCAGTATGGAAAATTAGTAAATTTTGCAACCCATATTGACACAATTAGTCCATTTAATGCTAC includes the following:
- the udk gene encoding uridine kinase, with the translated sequence MYLKRPILIGITGGSGSGKSTVVRKIFSELPEEKIVIIEQDSYYKDQSHLSFEERVKTNYDHPLAFDNDLLLEHLKMILDGKPIEKPLYDYELHNRKEETVRVEPRDIIILEGILVLDDKRIRDLLDMKIFVDTDSDVRLVRRIIRDIRDRGRTLESVINQYMTTVRPAHIQFIEPCKKYADIIIPEGGYNKVAIDLMVTKIKSIIREKQK
- a CDS encoding peptidase U32 family protein — protein: MKKPELLAPAGSLEKLKMAIIYGADAVYLGGQQFGLRAAAKNFTLEEIEEGVKFAHDRGKKVFVTVNILAHNNDLKGMPNYIEKLNEIGVDAVIVSDPGVINIVKEVAPDMEIHLSTQANMTNYASAKFWYNQGVKRIVVARELSLKEIKEIIENKPKDLEIEAFVHGAMCISYSGRCLLSNYMVGRDANRGACAHPCRWRYYLVEEKRPGEYFPIEEDERGTFIFNSKDLCMIEHIPELIEAGIHSFKIEGRMKSAYYVATIVRAYRMLIDKYLDNPNDYVYNDKWLNEIKKASHRDFTTGFYFGKPTEKDQLYTSSSYIRNYDFVGLVLDYDKETNIATIQQRNRMFQGDEVEIFGPNKEHFNYVIEKMWDKDGNEIEVAPHPQQIVKMKIDGNVEPWDMLRKARKE
- the mltG gene encoding endolytic transglycosylase MltG; the encoded protein is MPDILSKEKKRKKNTRLRKFFFTLLIILTLAFISAKQYYISQTQPVAVNNISEVTIVIPKGSSTSKIALILKENNLIRNELLFKFLCKVDGIDGKLKAGKYKLDNGMTPKEILNKLVEGGVLKETVKFTIPEGFELREIADRLANQRIVNKEEFLSMCEDISYFSDEFNFLNELPNNTTLEGYLFPDTYEVYKDATEEEIIRKMLKRFDEVYNEDIIKKAKQLDMTINEVITLASIIEREAQVDSERPLISAVFHNRLNIGMKLQSCVTVQYALGERKQSLTYDDLEVESKYNTYLYKGLPPGPIASPGAASIEAAVKPADVDYIYFVANGDGTHTFTDNYKEFLKAKHDE
- a CDS encoding O-methyltransferase, which produces MSNINEEYIEEYIRSILPKNDDYLVELEKYSKENHIPIVHPEVANFLKVMIKITKAEKILELGTAIGYSALIMANAMESKGKIVTIERREDMIELAKENIKNSETNVDIEIIKGEAQKVLPSINDEFDLIFLDAAKSKYMDFLPYCINNLKTRGIIISDNVLFKGMVANDQLVVRRKKTIVRRMREYLEYISNNEELETSVIPIGDGIALSYKKEVQK